The genomic region GTTCCTTTCTTCATTTACATCGTTTTCCAAAAGCTTCCAAAATGTCATACGCGTACTCACAAGCGCCCCATACTCCAAAGCTCTCGGGGACACACGGGCCAACTGAACAATCCGAGGAGGTCAAACCCCACgacgtcaccaccatcttgaATTACTTCAAAGATAATGACGATGACTCAGACACCATACAGAGGATGGTCGATAGCGGAGCAGAAACATACGCCAGTAAATTCGAGCCGCAAAAAAGCGTCATTCATGACATCCGTGGTAACGAGTCTCAATACACTTTAGATGTTCAGGGATTCCAAATCGTTAGTCATGATAGCAAGGAAAGGTGTTTTCTCGATGACGAGCATGTTCGAAACATCTACTACCCCGAAACAGAAGAACTGCTGAAGAAAGTGTAAGTCAACATTCTATATAGAGAAGTTTAGATAGATATATACTTATAGATGTCGGGTAAATCAGCACTGGGGCTTCCAAAGTCTTCATCTTTAACCACACCATCCGCGGCGGTCCTCTCAGCAAggcccaccgccaccgcggTCCTGTTCACCGAGTCCACATCGACGTATCATATGTCGGGGCCCACAGGCGCGTCTCTCATCATTTCCATGATAACGAAGCCAGGCTTGCTGCTCTGCTCAAAGGACGGTACCAAATCATCAATGTCTGGCGGCCTATCAAGACTATCTTGAAAGACCCTCTTTGTGTCGCAGACGCTGGCTCTGTTCCAGAATCAGACTTGGTTCCAATCAAATTGCTTTTTCCCCCAGATGTTGTGACGGCAACGAGGACGAGTGAACCGATTCATTCCGTGAtgggggcagcagcaggtccGAAGCACAAGGTAGATAGTACGGATGGAGAGACATTTTCTGTGAGAGCGAATCCGGGGCACATGTGGTATTATCTGTATAGACAGGCGACCGACGAAGTGTTATTGATCAAGTGTTTTGACTCCAAGACGGACGGGAGCGTAGCTCGGAGGGCGCCGCATACGGCCTTTGTGAACAAGGAGCATGAGGATGAGCCTGAGAGGGAGAGTATTGAATTGAGAACGCTCGTGTTTTATTCGGATGACACTGAGTGAgagttggggggaggataagCCCGCAGGGGGAATAGGCTGAATACAAACTTTTTTACGTATTTAAACAGCtccaagaaggcgagggctCGAGTCCATCGGGTTATGGAGCGGGAAAATACACGCCAGATGTACAAACCAACACGCTCACACAACAAGGCTAATCGGCGGGATGACGGATGGACACTTAGTACATGTTCAAGAAGACAGTGTGCGTTCTATGCTTAATCTAAGATTCATTTCGATGTGACAGGTGTGATTAACCTCAAGTTTGCTCACCCTGCTCAGGGCCTTGCTCACCCAGCTCAGGGCCCCACCCAAGGCGATGGACTGTAGGTTAGCTCAGCATCTCGGATACAGGAAAGATGATGCCTTATCAACTTGATGTAGTGGTAGTCCCCTCAGTGGATGAGAGTGAGCTACAACCATTTGTCGCAGGTTGATCAAGTTTGGCCGCTGGCGGAAGACTAACCCCGGCGCCGATGAGGGTGAGACCGGGGTGAGAGGGAGTCCGTTAGATGCCCAAATGGACAAGTGACTGTAGTTAAATGTGGGAGTTTAGAGACTTGCTGGAGATTAACTTCGAAGTCTGAAGTGGCGTCGGTGAGTAGCATTTGCGGCTTAGGTAAGTTGGGCGTCAAAGAACTTGTCTTATGTGTCATAAAACATGAGTTAAATGCCTTACGCTGATGATGTGGCGTAAGACTTAAGCTTAGCGTTCAGAGCAAGCTTTTCATCAAATGGAAAGAGTCCTGAGTCTTGATAAATAtctcccatccaccaaaagATAGCCTTTCCCGACACACCACACATACACAAACCCCCAAAGCAGCACTTCGACAAAGAAACCACCCTGGCAACGTCGAGCCAATCATGGCGCTGGAGGAACTGGAAGAGCGCGTCACGCTGGTAAACAATATCGAGAGGACGCTAATATGAACAAATTTTCCAAGGGTTGAAGGACCGGCGAAACCCAAAGACCATCTGCTAGACGAGACATTCATGATGTCAAATTGTCAACCCCCAGGTCCCAGGTTGCTGTCGGGGAAAGACCCACATTGGTGAGTTTGGCGAGGAGCaggacggtgaggagggctGTCCCGCATCACGTGAAGCTTCTGACAGCTGTGGTGCCCCACCAAACCGCCAAAGCAGGTCGAGATTTGAGGGGTGTCACACGGCAAAAGCCAACCACCCGcgaccacgaccaacaacactgtcaATATCACCGTAAGGAGGGGTAACTGCAAGCTGTGAGCCTCTCGTCAAGagtgaggcaggcaatcagAGGCAAGGCGGGTATCAAAAGAATCCTATTGGCCCAGAGAGATATTGAAGCACTTGGCAGAGGCCTAAGGCACGAAGGCACGGACCAGTTGACAGGGAGATAAATACGCGTTCAGGATCACTGTATTACTCTGAGttttccttcatcaaggaattcgaggccattgaagattattactggaattgaactatttgttccaagccctgtatcacacagcccttgtcacaaGGGGCGCACCGAAAGCTGGCtatggaggatttggaggggtCCTATCTACTTCGCCATCCTTGTCCTATCTCACACCCCCAACTGATTTCTCCGCCATCCCACTAGAGGTAGTTGTATCGTTCAAGAGTCTCTTGAAGGCTAGGTTAAAACGAAGAGACAAACGGTACTTAATAGACAAATAACGTATAAAAAGCTCGCAGTTTTTCATTATTTTTTCTCCTTCCGAGGGCAACGTTTAGATTAGAGAAGCAAGTTCGATTCAGTTTATGGTTTGTTTTATTATGCCTGAAGTTTTAAGAAGGGTTTCCATTATCTCAATTTAAAGCTAGTTAAAACAATCTATCGAACTTTATCCTTTATGACTTATCTGCATATACCCCCTCTATTTAATCCCATAATAAATAGACTTAATATCGAGAAGGGCAGATCTTAAAATAGATAGTAAGCATATAACGTACGTTATCAGTGAGTGAGGCATATCAGTGAGTGGGGCACTTTCGACGCGACGCGATATCTTATACTCAACAACCACTTTTCTCTACCGTTAAAGATGCCCTCTACTTCAAAAGAAAGCCAAATAATCTTGGCTCTCCAGGCTCTTTAAAATAACGAAAAGCTAAGCATACGGGCTGCGGCTAACGCCTATGGAGTCTCCCAGGCAACGCTAGGGCGCCGACGTACTAGTAAGTCTGCACGATACAATACTCAAGGTAAGACATACAAAAGGTTGCTAAGAAGACTCTGGTACAAGTACCACTTGGGCCTTGTAGCAAGCAAAACAGTGGCCAGTTGAGTAGACGCTGCATAAAAGATGTAGCACCAGTCTATCGTGCGCCACATGTACGCCGTCACCTCTGCAACCTCGTCTGAAGCACTCAAATACTTTGCAAATGACCCAGCACCCCAGATGGAGAGGAAAATTGCCAGCGGGATCTCCACGAGCATGGCCAGCCCAAACGATGTCAGGGCTGGCTTCACAACCCTGAATATCACAGGCTTAAATGCCACTTTTCCATGTCTGCGTGTCGTTGTCCCAATCTCTCGTCTCCACGCACCCCACCGGTGACCAACAAAGGCGAGAGCTGTGGCTTCCAGAGACTGAACTGACACCGTGACAAGACCCCATAGAATGGTATTGAACACGCCCCAAGCAGTGGCGTAGGTAGACCCCATGGACACAATATTACTTACCAACCAGAGGTAGAGCGCATTTCTAACGGCAGACTCAATAAGCGTGAGAATGCCTGGACGGATGAGAACAGCCAGTGCCCTCACGCTTGGCGCTATCCTTTCCTGCGCCTTGTATTGCGGCCAGCTGGTCCTCCAGAGAAAATAGACCAAGCCACAAATCGCGGCAGCCATGTTGCACGCCAGCTGAATGCCGGCCTGCATGTTCACGGTCGGTGTGTGGCTGCCAACGTGAAAAGTTGAAATGAGGATAAGGTCCAAAATGATGTTAATGCCAAACTTGGCACTGCTGATGACCAACGGAACATCGGGCTTGTCTAGGGCGCGCGTGGCAGATGCAACAGCTGTCTCGAGAGCCGAGCTGAGGGCAGAAAAGGCGCTGATACGGATGTACGTGAGGCTGGCGCCTCGAACTTCGATTGGAACGAAGCCCTTGGCAAAGGTGGAGGCACCACCGAGGAGGGCGAGACTCATGATCAGGCCGAGAATAGtctggaagaggatgagggtgtgCGAGAGTGAGAGTCGGGCGGCAAGAGAGCGAGAAGATTTGTCCCCAATGATGACCCTTGAGGTATGTTAGCATTCAGTTCCCAGGCAGAAGGGAATAAAAGGGCAAAGGTACCAAGCAGCTCGCGGTAGCCCTTCATTGAGCACCTCGGCAAGAACTCCAATGTATGTATACACATCGGTTGTGACAACCATGCTGCGGTCGATGTTGGCGACCCATAGTTTGGAAAGTGTGCCGTAAAGAGCAGGAAGAATGAACGAGGCTGTGTTGAAAACCAGTGCACCAACGTAAAAACTTCGAAAGTCGTTCTGAAGCAACGATTCAtcttgaggatggcggccGTCGTCACTGTCTTCGCGGTTGTTGTCCGAGGGCGAGGCCCGATTTTCTTGGGCTACCATTCTGTAACCCAGTCGATTccggagatggtggagaagggaTGACATGGCCCAGTTGAAGTGGCGAACACCTTCCTTCTGATAAGTTTCCATCTGTAGAGGAAAGGTGCGCCATCGAGCGGGGTATGCTGCAGGCTGTTGAATTTCAGGTTAGGCAACGAGCACAGTGCCAAAAGTCGACCAGCAGACAGTCTCGGACGCGGTAGGCCTCAAGACATCATGGGATCATTTCGACTCCATGGCATTGCTTGCATTGGTCGCTTCTCAATATATGTCCTGAAGGGGATTAGTCACACTGAAGAAGGGTACCCAACTACACAAAAGGCTTAGGATGATACCTATCAAAGACGTTTTCTGCATAGCTGAAAGTTGGTTGGTTTACCCTCTCTTGACGGTATCAACTGACATTTGGGATGCTATGAAACATATTAATAGATTTGAGACGTTTTAGTAGAGATGAATGTCATCCATTATTTTTAGTTGGGTGATGCTTTGTTATCAAAGTAATTCTGAAGAACAATACCATCTCAAACCCAAGTTCTTGACTTGGCGGAAACTTGAACTGCTGTAGCGAGAGCAGGAGCAACGGGAGCAACTGAAAGGTCAGCGACTCTCCACACGTGATGCCGTCTCATAAAGAACGATTGCTCTTGATACGGCGCACCTTCCTCTAAAATGAGAACTCCACCAAAGATACGGCCGTCTCGCTTCTCCACGGGTTTGGTACTATGGATCTTGAAAGGTGCCCACGGGTCATCGCGGCCGCAAATCCTGCCTTGGCCAGTTGGTATATATACGTCTTCAACGatccttctctctctcagccCATCATCGCTTTGCAACCCAACAACCGTCTTCCCAAGGCTCACCATGTATCTCGCGACCACCCTCGCCctgctcctcagcagcatcagcactGTGACCGCCAGCCGGTCCTGGGTCGCAACTGCGCAAGACTACGGCAATGCCACTTTCGTCAccggcgttgatgatgtctcGGAGCAATTCAAGATTCAATGGGTCGAAGGCGGCAACCCCTCCGATGTCATCATTGGCCACAtccccggcggcggccttgAGGCTAGGGATGACAAGATGTCTACTGTCACGGTCGAGACGATATTCGTTGTGGACACGGCTACCAGCTACTCctccacagccaccaccataGTCAGCACCCTCGTGGGTGAGTCCCCGAGCCCGGCCGGGGCCACCCAAGCACCCAACACCGTTCCCAAATGGGCTCTAGACGTGTTCACGCAAGGTGACACCTGGTGTCCCCGTGGTGTCTACTCCACCATCTCGCTCCTCCGGTACGGGACATTCTGTCTCAAGACGCCAGCCGGCACCACCAGCGCAAGAATTCCACAAGGCATGATGGGCGGATGCAGCAGTAAGTTTGCCTTGTATTCCCCGCAAGAGAATATCTTTCCAGTTGACTGACCATCATATGCAGCTACCTTATTCCAAGACGAGAACTGTTCCGTTGGCCCCATTCACATCGAGAACGAAGAGATGTGTATGCGGTTGCGCGGTAGCAGCGGTGTTGTCGAGCTCAAGTCATTTGTCGTTGCTTGCTAGATAGCAAGGGAAGTGATGCAAATCAAGGATCATAAAATGGTTCCTGGAAGATAGACATGGATAGCAGTAGAGAATCCAGCCCACTTCATTCATGGCGTTTTTGTCGATTCGTGCCCAGTATTTTATTACCCAAGTGTTAAGTCAGCCCACAACAAGTTGTTTAATCGCAAGGTAACTCAAGACCTTGTCAACAAAACGTGAAGTAAAAAGGAAAGTGTTTTTTCAGCAAAAGAACATGTGGACTCTCCCGCCGGGAATTGAACCCGGGTCTCGAGCGTTGACGTCTGAAgatgacaagctcacatacTGACCACTATACTACGGAAGACTTACAGATGTTGTCACCTGTCGTAGCTGTGTGAGGTGCCGGAAGCTGGGCCAAAGACGTCTCGGCTTGTGGGCGTTGCgtggaaaagaaagataagGGTGGAGGCAAGAGGTGCAAAAACGATCCGCCCAGGGGTCGAACCTGGAACCTCCTGATTATTTGATTGGGTAATCGTAGTCAGACGCGCTGCCATTACGCCAGCGGACCTTAAACTTGGATGCATCGGTAGTCGGAGTGCGGCCTTATGATAGGAAATGAAAGCTCGGTGAAGCTGAAAATAGATGTCAAAAACATCTTGAATGAACATGCCAAAAAAGGACATATTTTTCATGAACAGTTACAAAAGCGCATTTTTGTGGGGCCGGACTTTGGCGGACTTTGCGTTGTGTAACAAGACACAAGTGCTTCGCTGACAACTACCGCCCAGTATGGCTTGGCGCACCCTTTTCTCTGTCCCCATGAAGACGCAACAAATGACATCGATCGCATGTTTCCAGAATGTCTCAATCATGGAAATTAAGACTAAGGCCGGTAATCCCGCTCTCTGATGGGATCACGATGATCGTTGATGGATGAGAGTTGTGTATAAAAGGGGCCTTGGTCTCGTGAAATCTTGTGTGGTATGaactcgacatcatcacacACCGAGCACTTCACCAGTATCTCTCAGCGACTCTCATCAACTCAAACTCAAAATGGCCTCCACCGACAAGACCATCGTTCTCATCACCGGTTAGTCCCCCTCTATCACTGTCCCCTTTTTGAACTTTGCCAAACTAACCCAGCAAAACAGGCGCCAACAGCGGCATCGGTCTCGAAACCATCgtcaccatctccaagtcCTCCCCTAAttaccacctcctcctcgccgcccgctCCCTCGACAAAGGCAACGCCGCCCTCACCAAAATCCAAGCCGAGCACGGCGCTGCTCTCCTATCCCCCGTCTCAGTCGTCAAGTTGGacgtcacctccctccccactaTCGAAACCACCGCATCATACATCGAATCCACCTTTGGCCGCCTCGACGTCCTGATCCAAAACGCGGGTGTCATCGTCTACCGCCCTTGCTCCACCCTCGAAAACCTCCGCGAGACGTTTGAAACAAACACCTTTGGCCCGAAGGTCCTGACGGAGGCAATGCTGCCGCTACTGAAAAAATCGAGGAACGCGCGCGTGATTTATGTGAGCTCGGTGCAGGGGAGTATCACTTTCAAGCTGGACCCGGAGTACGAGTACAAACACACGAGGGGGATCGAGTACAGGATGAGCAAGGCTGCGCTGAATATGCTGGCGGCTTGCGACCGGTATGACTTTCGGGAGTGGGGCGGGAGGGTGACTGCTTTTAATCCTGGGTTTTGCGTGACCAACTTgactggggaggagggcaggaagcagagggtggaggcggggGCTAGGTCGGCGGAGGATCCGGCAAGGGCTTTGCttgaggtgttggaggggaagagggacgGGGATGCGTGGGAGGAGAATGGGATGTTGGAtttggatgggggggttATTCCTTGGTGATTGAGCGAGTAGGCGGCTGGGATTCTTTTGTGGTGAGGCTAGAATTGGCAGTGGGCGAAGCTTGCCTGGTTGGGTAAtggttgttgtggagggTCTCCTTTGAGTGCTTTCTGAGTTTACAAATTGCTTAGAAGTTCATTTTTCGAATGGTACCTAGTGCAAAGAGAAAGCTCCGCATTGAGGGAGTAATCTGAGGCGTGTGACATGCAAGTGAAGGTAGGTGCCATTACAGATGAGACATGAATTTTCTTTACTTTTCAGGAAGTGAGAAGTTAACTGCTCTGTGAAAGAAGTCAAGTATTGAAGATACGGAAAAAGGCAGCTGTAACAATT from Podospora bellae-mahoneyi strain CBS 112042 chromosome 4, whole genome shotgun sequence harbors:
- a CDS encoding hypothetical protein (EggNog:ENOG503NZXA), which translates into the protein MSAETTLLPRGLVFIPPLHSCTTPCPPVVARARNIRSFLHLHRFPKASKMSYAYSQAPHTPKLSGTHGPTEQSEEVKPHDVTTILNYFKDNDDDSDTIQRMVDSGAETYASKFEPQKSVIHDIRGNESQYTLDVQGFQIVSHDSKERCFLDDEHVRNIYYPETEELLKKVTGASKVFIFNHTIRGGPLSKAHRHRGPVHRVHIDVSYVGAHRRVSHHFHDNEARLAALLKGRYQIINVWRPIKTILKDPLCVADAGSVPESDLVPIKLLFPPDVVTATRTSEPIHSVMGAAAGPKHKVDSTDGETFSVRANPGHMWYYLYRQATDEVLLIKCFDSKTDGSVARRAPHTAFVNKEHEDEPERESIELRTLVFYSDDTE
- a CDS encoding hypothetical protein (EggNog:ENOG503NY2Q) → METYQKEGVRHFNWAMSSLLHHLRNRLGYRMVAQENRASPSDNNREDSDDGRHPQDESLLQNDFRSFYVGALVFNTASFILPALYGTLSKLWVANIDRSMVVTTDVYTYIGVLAEVLNEGLPRAAWVIIGDKSSRSLAARLSLSHTLILFQTILGLIMSLALLGGASTFAKGFVPIEVRGASLTYIRISAFSALSSALETAVASATRALDKPDVPLVISSAKFGINIILDLILISTFHVGSHTPTVNMQAGIQLACNMAAAICGLVYFLWRTSWPQYKAQERIAPSVRALAVLIRPGILTLIESAVRNALYLWLVSNIVSMGSTYATAWGVFNTILWGLVTVSVQSLEATALAFVGHRWGAWRREIGTTTRRHGKVAFKPVIFRVVKPALTSFGLAMLVEIPLAIFLSIWGAGSFAKYLSASDEVAEVTAYMWRTIDWCYIFYAASTQLATVLLATRPKWYLYQSLLSNLLYVLP
- a CDS encoding hypothetical protein (EggNog:ENOG503Q4VT; COG:Q) — encoded protein: MASTDKTIVLITGANSGIGLETIVTISKSSPNYHLLLAARSLDKGNAALTKIQAEHGAALLSPVSVVKLDVTSLPTIETTASYIESTFGRLDVLIQNAGVIVYRPCSTLENLRETFETNTFGPKVLTEAMLPLLKKSRNARVIYVSSVQGSITFKLDPEYEYKHTRGIEYRMSKAALNMLAACDRYDFREWGGRVTAFNPGFCVTNLTGEEGRKQRVEAGARSAEDPARALLEVLEGKRDGDAWEENGMLDLDGGVIPW